In Parasegetibacter sp. NRK P23, the genomic stretch TTGAAATTACTGTATTGTTGTTATTTGGAGTAGTCGTTTTTTTTATTGAGCGCAGAAGAAGAATTGAAAGGACGGAATTGTTATTGAACCGCGGAACTGTGATGGGGCTTACCGTGTAATGCCGTAAAAATTATAGAAGTTCAATAAAAATTATAGAAGTTCAATGCATGACCTGTACTATGAATTTGAATACAAAGGACAACGCTATTCCGGGTCTGTAAAATTTGATAAATCAAAAAGAGGTGATATCTGCTCCAATGTTCCTGTTTTAATAGAATTTGATTCTACGGCACCAGTAAATAATCATGCTATCTTGGGCAGTGTTAAATCCACGAATATTCCTTAAAAATACAGGTTTTGAGGAGGGTTTCTGCATTTTTTCATTCATGACAACTATGGCATGTTTCAAACTAAAACATTAAATTTGTTGAAACTGTTAATATTATGGCAACTGCAAATATCCGGCAAAAATTATACGATTATATCCGTGTGGCGGACATGCGCAAAGTGAAAGCTATATATACTATGCTGGAAGATGAAATTGAAGTAGCTTACGATTATTGGAATGATAAAGATTTTGTGGCTGATTTGGATCGTCGTTCTGAAGATTATAAAACAGGAAGGGTTCAAGGGGTAAGCTGGGAAGATACAAAGATGAAAATTCTGGCTTCGAAAACCGGTAAGAGAAAATGAGCTACCAGATTTTACTGCACGATGAAGCCTCCGAAGAATTGGCGGATGCATATCATTGGTATGAAGATCGCTCTGAAGGTTTGGGAGAACGCTTTCTGACTTTGCTGAATAAAAGATTACATCAGATTGCGGATGACCCTGAACGGTACCCAAAGAAAAGGAAATCATTTCGGGAAACTACCATGGATACTTTTCCTTATGTGATTGTTTATGAAGTATTCAAGAAAGATAGGATCGTTTTTGTATCATATATTTTTCACTTCAGCAGAAATCCGCGCTTAAAGTACAAAAGATGATGCCTCTTGTGTTGTGAATCAGATGGCAATCCCCCCTCACCCCTCATTAAACGCCTTCTGATACGCCAACGGACTCTTCCCCGTTATCTGCTTGAAATACTTATGAAAACTCGTAAAATTATTGAACCCACTCTCATAACACAACTGCTTTATACTAAGGTTATTCTCAATAAGCAGCTTACACGCATGGCCCACCCGTATCTCTATAATAAATTGTGAATACGTTTTCCGCGTCTTCGATTTAAAATACCTGCAAAACGAATTCGGACTAATGTTCGCAATCTCCGCGATCTCTTCCAACTGTATCTTCTTCCTGAAATGCTGCAAGGTATATTCATAAATGGCGTTGATCCTATCGCCTTCGGCTTCAGCTTTATCGTGTTTGAAACCGATAGAGGAGAGCGGCGTTACCGATCCGCTTTCCGCTATTATACACAACGCTTCCACCAGCAATGAAATGCGCCTTGGACCTTCCGTCTGCAACAACTTCATCATAATTCCCGCTACTTCTTCCCGTGCCGGACCTTCCACCTGCAATCCCCTGCCGGCTTTTTCCAGCAGGTGTCGGATGGGCTGGTTCTCGTGCAGGTGCAGGAACGCTTCGCCCCAGAAGTTTTCGGAGAAATGCACCACGCGGGTATCGGCTTCGGCGATGGGTTCTTCCTGGAAATAGGGTTCATCAAAGCGCCAGTAATGCGGCAGGTTGGACCCCACCAGCACCACATCACCCGGACCAAACCGGCTGATATGGTCGCCAATAAACTGGGTGCCTTCCCCCTGTTCAAAATGGATCAGTTCCACTTCGGAATGGTAATGCCAGCGGTTGTTGATGTGCGGCACCAGGTCGCGGCGTACGCTGAAGGAGTGTCCCGGGCCCTGTGAAACTTTTAATAACTGCGGTCTCATTGTGTGATTTTGGCTGAAATTGGCATCTTACAATCAAATACGTGCTAATTTAGCTGAATTATTTTGGAAGCCCTTCAACTCCGGAAGATTTTTTTTCAATGTTAATCCGGCTGAATGAAAAGCATAAAGCCGCGCAATGGTATTGCGCCGGAAATGGTTGTTTTGCATGTTCCGAAAGAATAATTTTAGCACCATGAAGGAAAACACGACCACAAAGGAAAACGCCGTAAGCTGGCTGCGCATTCATCCCTCCGATAACGTGCTGGTGGCGCTGAGCGATTTGCAGAAAGATACCATCATCGATACCGGCGCATCGGCCGTGTTGCTCAAAGAAGTGATTCCCGCGAAGCACAAGGTGTTTGAACACGACATGGAACCCGGCAGCGAAATACGGATGTATGGTGTGCTGGTGGGCAAAACAACAGTGTTCACGGCTGCCGGAACACGCATGACCACCGAAAATACCAGACACGCCGCCGAGCCGTTCGCTTACCGCGGTTTTGTGAAGGAATGGAAAAAGCCCGACGTGTCGAAGTTTGCCGGTCGTACTTTTAATGGATACCTCCGTTCCGACGGAAGGGTGGGTACGGCCAACTACTGGTTGTTTGTCCCGATGGTATTTTGTGAGAACCGTAACCTGGATGTGATCAGGGAAGCATTGCTGAACGAACTCGGCTATGCGAAAACGGATAAGTATAAACGTTATGCGAAGGAACTGGCCGCCGCGGTAAGGGATGGAAAAGATGTTTCGTCCATCAACCTGGAGCCTTCCGCTGTTCCTGCCCACGAACGGCTTTTCCCTAACGTAGACGGGATCAAGTTCCTGAACCATTCCGGTGGTTGCGGCGGTACAAGGCAGGATGCGGCTACTTTAGGTGCATTACTGGCCGCTTATGCCGATCATCCCAATGTGGGCGGCATCACCGTGATGAGCCTGGGTTGCCAGCACCTGCAAACGGAGGAGTTCGTCAACGATCTGAAAAAAAGAAATCCCGCTTTCGATAAGCCCATCTTGTTTTTTGAGCAACAGCAATCTGAAAGTGAGGAACAACTGCTGAAAGATGCCATCCGGCAGACTTTCACCGGGTTGGCCACAATCAATCAATACAAAAGAACACCGGCTCCGCTCAGCGCTTTGTGCCTCGGCGTGAAATGCGGGGGCAGCGATGGGTTCAGTGGTATCTCCGCCAATCCCGCAGTGGGTTATGCGGCCGATCTGCTTGTGGCCCTGGGTGGAAAAGTGTTGCTGGCCGAGTTCCCTGAACTCTGCGGTGCCGAACAGGAAATGCTGGACCGTTGTACCAATGCGGCTTCGGCTGAAAAGTTCATCCGCCTCATGACGGAATACAACCACCAGGCCGAACTCGCCGGATCCGGTTTTCACATGAATCCTTCCCCGGGGAATATCAAAGATGGGTTAATTACCGATGCTATTAAGTCTACCGGAGCAGCACGGAAAGGCGGAAGTTCTCCCGTAGTGGATGTGCTGGATTATACCGAACCCGCTACCAAACCCGGACTCAGCCTGGTGTGTACACCCGGCAACGATGTAGAGGCCACCACCGGCAAAGCCGCTTCCGGGGCAACGTTGATTTTGTTCACCACCGGATTGGGTACGCCCACCGGGAATCCCGTGGCGCCTACTATTAAAGTGGCCACCAATTCAGCGCTCGCCAAACGAATGGCCGATATCATCGATATTGATACCGGCGCTGTGATCCAGGGAGAAAAAAACATTGAACAAATGGGGGAGGAGATACTCGAATATTGTATCCGTGCCGCAAGCGGTGAAGTGATCCCGAAAGCCGTGGAGCTTGGTCAGGACGATTTCATTCCGTGGAAAAGAGGGGTTAGCTTGTAACCAGTAATTTTTTTACCGCTTTTTTCTTCAGCACTTTAACTTTCATCCATACTTTTTCAAGGGGGATGTCATTTTGATCTGTTTTCAGGTCGGAGATGGCATCCACCATTTCCATGCCTTTCACCACTTCTCCGATGACCATATAGTGGCCGTCGAGGTGGGGCAGGCCCCCAATGGTTTTGTAATGTTCGCGCTGGTAGGCGGGGAACTTCTTTCCCGCGCGGTATTTCTGTTCTATCTGGTCCAGTTGTGCGTCGGTGTAGGTTTTGCCTTGTACGAGGTATAGTTGGGTGAAGAACGAAGCCTGTTCTTTGTTGTCATCACGACCCATGCCGAGGATGCCGCGTTTGTGGAAGATGCTGTCGTTAAATTCGGGGGCAAGTCTTTTGTCGCCGAAGGTGTAATAACCTGGTTGCGGGGCCAAGAAAAAACTGTCGGGATCCCCGCCTTGTATCACGAAATTTTTGATCACGCGGTGGAACAGGGTTTTATCGAAGTAGCCCTTCTTCGTATAGGTGATAAAGTTATTCCGGTGGTTCGGCGTTTCATTGTAGAGCTTTACGATAGCGGTTCCATAAGCCGTGGTGATGGAAACATAGGTGTGTTCCTGCGCCTTTGTGGTGAGGATGGAAAAGACGATACAAAGCAGGAGAACTACAGTTGATTTTCGCATGAGCATATTGTTTAGGAAGATGAACGCGTTTGCCGGAGGGGCAATACTACTATGAAATCGGAACCCTGTCCATAAACGGATTTCGCGTTGATGGTGCCGCCGTGGTTCTCCACCACTTTTCTGCACAGTGCCAGTCCGATGCCTGTACCTTCAAACCGGCTCCTGTCGTGCAGGCGCTGGAACAGCGCAAATATTTTTTCTTCGTATTCCTTTTCGAAACCGATACCGTTATCGGAGAAGTGCAATTCAATAAGCCCGTTCTCTAAAGGTTTGTATTGGATGGTCAGTTGGGGCGGAACACCTTCTCTGTGGAATTTAAGCGCATTGTTGACGAGGTTGTAAAACAGTTGGCTGATCTGTAACGGGATGGCTTCTATTTCGGGAAGGTCATCGCATTGGATCAGGGCGTTTTTCTGTTCTATCAGCAGTTCCAGGTCGATGAGAACCTGGTCTAGGAGGTGGTTCAGGCTTACCGGTACAAAGTTCCGTTGCGCGTTCGATAAATGGGAAAAACTGAGGAGGTCCTTGATCAGCGTGAGCATTCTCGCCGCGGATGCCTGTACTTTCGACAGGTAAAGTTGGGTGCGGGGTGCTAATTCCTTGCCCAGCGTGCTTTCCAACATTTCGGAAAACGTGAGTATTTTTCGGGCCGGTTCCTGCATGTCGTGGGACACTACGTAAGCGTATTGTTCCAGTTCCAGGTTCGATTTCAGGAGGTGGGCATTGGCTTCCTCCAGGCTCTTATTGGTATTGTGCAGTTGTTCGGTGCGTTCCAGCACTTTTCGCTCCAGTTCCTGTTCCACCATTTTTTTGGAGGTGATGTCTACCGCCATATTGAGGATGGCGTACACTTCTCCTTTGCTGTTTTTGAGCGGTTTGTAGGTGAAGTTGAAATAGAAGGTTTTTAATTCTCCATCTACGATAAGGTCGGCCGACTGATCTTCTGATTTGTAGGTGATACCTGTATGGTACACGTTGCGTAGCAACCCTAAAAACGGTTGTCCTTCCAGTTCGGGCAGCGCGTCTTCCAGTTTTTTACCAATGACATCACTGGTTTTACCCCAGAGCTGTATCATCGCGTCGTTGGCGGTTTCTATCACCATATCTTCTCCCAGGTATACGGCGGTAGCCACGGGTGCTTCTTCCACGAGCGTGCGGAATCTTTTTTCACTTTCCACCAGTTTTTTCCGTGCCTGAACCTGCCCGGTGGTATCCGTGGCGATCACGATGATGCCGGAAGTTTCACCTGGACCTTCCGAAACAGGCGCATACACAAAGTTGAAAAAACGGAGTTCCAGTTCCCCATTGTGCATGATTCGGGCGGCCGTGTCGTAACCGTAATGCGGTTGTCCGGAACGGTAAACATTCAGCAGGAGGTCGTCAAAACCCTGGCCCTTCATTTCAGGGAGGGCATGGAGAAAAGTTTTGCCAATGATGGCCGCCGCTTTTTTGCCGCCCCAGAGTTTCAGCATTTCATCGTTTGCAGCTTCGATGATCAGTTTTTCGGTTTTCATCAGGGCGATGGCCACCGGGGCCTGTTCAATCATCATCCGGAACCGGCTTTCGCTTTGCGCCACGCGCAGCAACAGGCGTTGCTGTTCTTCTTTCCAGGCGATCTCTTCCGTGATGTCCTGGATGATGGAGAAAAAGCAATCGTTGTTGCCATGCTCATCCTTTACAAGTGTGGTGTGCAGGCTCGTCCAGATCGTATCACCATTTTTGGCGATGTATCTTTTGAAAAGTGTGTCGGATTCTGTTTTTCCGGTGATCATGGAGGACACCATTTCCTGGCTTACTTTCACATCTTCAGGGTGGGTGATTTCCATGAATCCCTGATTGTAGAGTTCATCCTGGTTGTAGCCCAGCATATCGGCGAATGCTCTGTTTACCATCAGGAGTCTTCCTTCCATATCCGTGGCCACCACGCCCAGCGCCGCATGGTCGAACGCGGTTTGGAAACGCCTTTCAACGTTCCGGAGGGCATCTTCTTTTCTTTTTTCCTCGCTGATGTTCCGGGCAATGCCGGAGAACCTGTGGGCGATGTTTTCTTTATTGAAATAGGCTTTCCCGGTACAATGCAGCCATCGTGTTACGCCATCGCTGGCACCGATTACGCGGAACTGGATATCGAAATCGCCGCCGGAACCGGGAGATAGTGCGGCGGTTACGGCCTGTGCCAGCCGATGCAGGTCGTCCGGATGTGTATATTGCAGCACCTGCTCATATGTGATTACCTCGTCGGGGGGAAATCCATACAACTGACGGCAGCGTTCGTCCCATTCCACAATATTGTTGATCGTATCAAGGTCCCATAGGCCGATACCCGCGGCATTCAGGGCGAACCGCATTCTTTCTTCACTGATATTGGCCTGTTGGTAGGAGGTGATGGGATCCAAGAAAAGCTTTTTTCAAATATACGATAGTTAACTGTGCCGGAAACTTATCGAACCCCGGGGGTATATGTTTTCTGAATGAAATCATTGAATTTTACATCTGTTTATAAGATTTGTACAGTGGTGATCCGCTTTTTTAGCGGCATCTTGCAAGCGGGTGCGGAATATTTTAACAGGTGCTAACTTTATAGTAGTTTGGGAGGGCAGATTTAATTATTACCAATGGATTATTCATTCCTTACAGGCAGGTTACTGGAAAAAGTAGATGCTTTTTTCCAATCGCACCGCGATGAACGACTCGTATACCACAACCGCTCCCACACAGAAGGCGTGGTGAGCGCCGCGATGTTGATGGCGGATCATTATAAGTTAAGTGAACGCGACAGGTTTGTGGTGAATACCGCTGCCTGGTTCCACGACCTTGGGTATTACGTGGAACCTTCCGACCATGAAAGAAGAGGTGCGGAAATGGCCGCGGACTTCCTAAAAGAGAACAACGCGCCCGAAGAAGATATCGCTGCCGTACACGGTTGCATCCTCGCCACCCGCATGCCGCAAAATCCGGGTAACCTGCTGGAACAGATCGTTTGTGATGCCGACCTGTTCCACCTTGGCAAAGAAGAGTTCCCGGAGAAAAGTAAACTGATGCGGAAAGAATGCACGTTCTTTTTCGCCAAAAACTGCGACAAAGAAGCCTGGCGGAACAAAACCATCAAATTGTTCCAGACGCACCAATACCATACGGAATACGCCAGAACACACCTCGCGGAAAAAAAACAGGCAAACCTGAAGAAACTGATCGCCAAAGCGGAAGCCGCCAAAGCCGAAGCGACCGCACCCGTCGAGGAAATGCCTGTACCGCTTCCCCCGGGCATGGTACCGCCGGCAGCAACAAAAGGCGAAGGGAAAAAAGACAAATCGGACCGCCCCGACCGCGGCATCGAAACCATGTTCCGCATCAGCTCCAACAACCACCAGCGCCTGAGTGATATGGCCGATAACAAGGCGCACATCATGATCACGACCACTTCCATCATCATATCCGTGTTGTTGTCGGTATTGCTGCGCAAGCTGGAGGAATACCCGCACCTCACCATTCCCGCGATCCTGCTGCTGTTCGTTTGCGTGGTCACCATGGTGTTCAGTATCCTGGCCACCAGGCCCACTATTCCACCGGGAACTTTTACGGAAGAGGACATTAAGGAGAGAAAGGTGAACCTGCTCTTCTTCGGGAATTTCTACCAGATGAGCTTACAGGAATATGCCAAAGGAATGGAAGCGGTGATGGGCGATCGGGCCTTTCTTTATGGCAGTCTGATCCGGGATATCTATTCGCAGGGCGTAGTGTTGGGCAGGAAATATAAGTTATTAAGGGTAGGCTATAACGTGTTTATGTTCGGAATCGTGGTATCAGTACTGGCCTTTGTAGTGGCGTCGGTACTGGTGGCGCGCTGATCGATGGCAAATAATTACAATGCAGGAACCGATTTTTTACAACAGGGATTTAAGTTGGCTCTCTTTTAATGAAAGGGTGCTGGAAGAAGCGGACGCCCCGGGTGTGCCGCTGATGGAACGTTTTCAGTTCCTTTCCATCTATTCTTCCAACCTGGATGAATTCTACCGGGTAAGAATACCCGCTTTGCTGGCGCTCCAGCATATTGAGACGGAAAAGGAAGATGTGTTGCCTTTGGTGAAAGAAAAGATCGACGGGCAATTGCAGGTGTTCGGCAACATCATGCGCAAACTCTTGCCGGTACTGGAAATGGAAGGACACGTATTGTTGTACGATAAGCCCGTGCCGGAGTCGGTGCGGCAAAGGGCAGGGCATTATTTTTATACGCAGGTACTCGGTTTCCTCCAGCCTGTTGTGATGCGGGAAGGAACAGATTTTTTCCCCGAAAACAATAAGCTTTACCTGCTTGCCGGGAACACGATCTTCAATGTGCCCTCCGACCAGTTGCCGCGTTTCTGGACCATAAAAGAAAACGGGATCACCTATATATTTTTCCTCGATGACCTGGTGCGCATGCACCTCCCGTCTATCACAAAGGATCCGGCCACCGCCGAAGCGTTCAGTTTTAAGATCACCCGCGACGCGGAACTGAACCTGAAAGATGATTACCAGGGAGAACTGGTGGATAGGATGGAAGAAGAAATATCGAAGCGTGATTTTGGACTCGCCACACGCGTATTGTACGATCCGGCCATGCCGGCAGCGCAACTGGACATGTTGATCCGGTTCTTTCAGCTCAATGGCGCCAACCTGGTAAAAGGAGGGCGGTACCACCACCTGAAAGACCTGGCTTCCCTGCCCGTGCACAACCCCGATCTGCGCTACGAACCCATGCCGCCGGTGAGTGATGGTTTGGAAGAAATCGCCTGTTTGCTGGACGAAGTGAGAAAACGCGACATATTGCTCCATCCGCCTTTTCATTCCTACGATAATGTGCTGCGCTTCTTCAATGAAGCCGCTA encodes the following:
- a CDS encoding PAS domain S-box protein, giving the protein MDPITSYQQANISEERMRFALNAAGIGLWDLDTINNIVEWDERCRQLYGFPPDEVITYEQVLQYTHPDDLHRLAQAVTAALSPGSGGDFDIQFRVIGASDGVTRWLHCTGKAYFNKENIAHRFSGIARNISEEKRKEDALRNVERRFQTAFDHAALGVVATDMEGRLLMVNRAFADMLGYNQDELYNQGFMEITHPEDVKVSQEMVSSMITGKTESDTLFKRYIAKNGDTIWTSLHTTLVKDEHGNNDCFFSIIQDITEEIAWKEEQQRLLLRVAQSESRFRMMIEQAPVAIALMKTEKLIIEAANDEMLKLWGGKKAAAIIGKTFLHALPEMKGQGFDDLLLNVYRSGQPHYGYDTAARIMHNGELELRFFNFVYAPVSEGPGETSGIIVIATDTTGQVQARKKLVESEKRFRTLVEEAPVATAVYLGEDMVIETANDAMIQLWGKTSDVIGKKLEDALPELEGQPFLGLLRNVYHTGITYKSEDQSADLIVDGELKTFYFNFTYKPLKNSKGEVYAILNMAVDITSKKMVEQELERKVLERTEQLHNTNKSLEEANAHLLKSNLELEQYAYVVSHDMQEPARKILTFSEMLESTLGKELAPRTQLYLSKVQASAARMLTLIKDLLSFSHLSNAQRNFVPVSLNHLLDQVLIDLELLIEQKNALIQCDDLPEIEAIPLQISQLFYNLVNNALKFHREGVPPQLTIQYKPLENGLIELHFSDNGIGFEKEYEEKIFALFQRLHDRSRFEGTGIGLALCRKVVENHGGTINAKSVYGQGSDFIVVLPLRQTRSSS
- a CDS encoding Pycsar system effector family protein; this translates as MDYSFLTGRLLEKVDAFFQSHRDERLVYHNRSHTEGVVSAAMLMADHYKLSERDRFVVNTAAWFHDLGYYVEPSDHERRGAEMAADFLKENNAPEEDIAAVHGCILATRMPQNPGNLLEQIVCDADLFHLGKEEFPEKSKLMRKECTFFFAKNCDKEAWRNKTIKLFQTHQYHTEYARTHLAEKKQANLKKLIAKAEAAKAEATAPVEEMPVPLPPGMVPPAATKGEGKKDKSDRPDRGIETMFRISSNNHQRLSDMADNKAHIMITTTSIIISVLLSVLLRKLEEYPHLTIPAILLLFVCVVTMVFSILATRPTIPPGTFTEEDIKERKVNLLFFGNFYQMSLQEYAKGMEAVMGDRAFLYGSLIRDIYSQGVVLGRKYKLLRVGYNVFMFGIVVSVLAFVVASVLVAR
- a CDS encoding type II toxin-antitoxin system RelE/ParE family toxin, with the translated sequence MSYQILLHDEASEELADAYHWYEDRSEGLGERFLTLLNKRLHQIADDPERYPKKRKSFRETTMDTFPYVIVYEVFKKDRIVFVSYIFHFSRNPRLKYKR
- a CDS encoding UxaA family hydrolase; protein product: MKENTTTKENAVSWLRIHPSDNVLVALSDLQKDTIIDTGASAVLLKEVIPAKHKVFEHDMEPGSEIRMYGVLVGKTTVFTAAGTRMTTENTRHAAEPFAYRGFVKEWKKPDVSKFAGRTFNGYLRSDGRVGTANYWLFVPMVFCENRNLDVIREALLNELGYAKTDKYKRYAKELAAAVRDGKDVSSINLEPSAVPAHERLFPNVDGIKFLNHSGGCGGTRQDAATLGALLAAYADHPNVGGITVMSLGCQHLQTEEFVNDLKKRNPAFDKPILFFEQQQSESEEQLLKDAIRQTFTGLATINQYKRTPAPLSALCLGVKCGGSDGFSGISANPAVGYAADLLVALGGKVLLAEFPELCGAEQEMLDRCTNAASAEKFIRLMTEYNHQAELAGSGFHMNPSPGNIKDGLITDAIKSTGAARKGGSSPVVDVLDYTEPATKPGLSLVCTPGNDVEATTGKAASGATLILFTTGLGTPTGNPVAPTIKVATNSALAKRMADIIDIDTGAVIQGEKNIEQMGEEILEYCIRAASGEVIPKAVELGQDDFIPWKRGVSL
- a CDS encoding peptidylprolyl isomerase: MRKSTVVLLLCIVFSILTTKAQEHTYVSITTAYGTAIVKLYNETPNHRNNFITYTKKGYFDKTLFHRVIKNFVIQGGDPDSFFLAPQPGYYTFGDKRLAPEFNDSIFHKRGILGMGRDDNKEQASFFTQLYLVQGKTYTDAQLDQIEQKYRAGKKFPAYQREHYKTIGGLPHLDGHYMVIGEVVKGMEMVDAISDLKTDQNDIPLEKVWMKVKVLKKKAVKKLLVTS
- a CDS encoding AraC family transcriptional regulator, which gives rise to MRPQLLKVSQGPGHSFSVRRDLVPHINNRWHYHSEVELIHFEQGEGTQFIGDHISRFGPGDVVLVGSNLPHYWRFDEPYFQEEPIAEADTRVVHFSENFWGEAFLHLHENQPIRHLLEKAGRGLQVEGPAREEVAGIMMKLLQTEGPRRISLLVEALCIIAESGSVTPLSSIGFKHDKAEAEGDRINAIYEYTLQHFRKKIQLEEIAEIANISPNSFCRYFKSKTRKTYSQFIIEIRVGHACKLLIENNLSIKQLCYESGFNNFTSFHKYFKQITGKSPLAYQKAFNEG
- a CDS encoding addiction module protein produces the protein MATANIRQKLYDYIRVADMRKVKAIYTMLEDEIEVAYDYWNDKDFVADLDRRSEDYKTGRVQGVSWEDTKMKILASKTGKRK